CTAAAAATATTAAAAATTACCTTATTTTATAGACTTTATCCCATTCTCGCTCGAATTCATCCATGAAAATCAGAGTTTTATCGACTTCTATTGCGCAAATCTGCTGAAAACTAATCACTGCAAAGTTTCTCTTGTCTTCGTTAAATAATAACGTACCAGTACCTTTTCCAGTTTCTAAATATTTAATATACTTATTTTTAAGTTTTACTACAGCTTCAAAGTCGTATTCTCCTTCAACGATACTTCCAGGGTAGTGTATCCGGATATATAGAGTTGGTCTTTTTTTCAAAAGGGCACCTCCCAAACTACTGTCAATTTTATATACCAATCATAATTATTTAAAGTTATGATTGGATTTAGAATGACTTCGAAAAACAAGTACAGCATCTCAAAATTATATCCTTTGGTAGGCGGGAGTTTATTCAAAGAATTTAGTGAAATAATTGAAAATTTAGATTCTTTAGAGATATTGATATATTCATTTATGAGCATGCAAGAAAAAGAAGTTTTAAACGAAATAAACGAATTAAAAAAACTTAAAAAAGATGTTATTTTAATTGCCGGGGGACCTCATCCATCAGGATGCCCGGAAGATACATTAAACATGGGGTTTGATCACATTATAATTGGTGAAGGGGAAATTTCACTGCCGAACCTTATAAATTCTATAAAATCAGGAAAAAGCCTTGAAAAAATAATTAAGGGAATACCTATTGAAAATTTTGATAATTATGAAAAAATATGGCCTCTTGCACCTATAGAAATTACTAGAGGATGCCCATACAACTGCAGATTCTGCCAAACTCCCCAAATATTTGGAAAAAATATAAGGCACAGGAGTATTGAAAGTATCGTAAAAATTGTAAAAACCATGGGGGATATCCGGTTTGTAACTCCAAATGCATTTTCATACGGGTCAAAAACAGGTACAAAACCCGATATAGAAAAGCTTGAAAAACTGATGAAAAGTCTATTTGAAATTAAAAAAAGGCTTTTTTTCGGAACTTTTCCATCAGAAGTGCGACCTGAATTTGTAACTTTTGAAACACTCGATTTAGTGAATAAATACTGTGATAATAGATATATTCATTTTGGAGCTCAGAGTGGAAGTGATGAAGTTTTAAAAAACATTAGAAGGGGACACTTGGTTTCAGATGTTATTAATGCGGTTGAAACCTCTAAAGACTGCGATTTAATTCCAAAAGTTGATTTTATATTTGGTTTTCCAAATGAAACAGAAAACCAGAGGAAAGAAACTATTGATTTGATGAAATACATCATAAAAAAGAATGGAAAAGTTCATGCACATTATTTCATGTCACTTTGCGGAACTTACTTTGAAAATAGTACTCCAGAACCTCTTGAAAAGGAAATTTTGGATACTTTGGGAAAAATGGCAAAAAAAGGACAGATAACTGGTTCCTGGGGATACCAATACTCAAAAAATTCAGAATAAAAAATTATTCTTCAAGCATGTAGAATACATAATTTGCTCTTTCTGAAGGGATTTCATTCATAAATATGACCGTTCCACTTACTGGGGAATTAACGTACCTCAAATCTCCTTTTTTACTTTTGAGTGTTGCGAGTCGATACCCTTTTAAAACCCGAAAACCGAAATCCATTATTGGATAAACTTCGTAACCTTCTGCAACTACGGAAATAAGTTCGGTTCCTGTTTTGAGATAAGTAACTGTGTGTTTGTCAGGATATTGAATTAAAACATCTTTTTTTAACTTATTTAAACTTAAATATTTTACTAAATCATCATAAATAACCGTATAAAGAAGCTTGCCGTTTCCAGAATATTCTTCATTTTCTTCTAAGAAAATTATTATTTTCCCATTATTTTCGATTGCAACACGTTCGCCGTCGTTTAATTCTCCTTCAACGTAAATTTTAGGAATTTTCATTAAAACACCTTTAAATTTTAAAAAAAGTTAAAATATGCAGTTAAAAGTAATTAGTGAATTCTTTCAATGATAAAATCAGCGATAGTTTCGAGATTCTTTCTTTTTTCCGCATCAAATATTTTTAAGTAGTGTTTAGCTTCTTCAGTTGCTTTTTTCATTGTGTTTTTTGCGTATTCGATAGAATCTGCTAAAATTTCAATTGCTTCGGAAACTTCTTCAGGAGTTGCGTTGTTATTTCCTAAAATCTGCAATAATCTTTCTTTTTTATCTTCTGAAAGGTTTTCCATTGCGTAAATTATCATCATTGTCTTTTTACCTTCAACAATATCGCTTCCAACAGGTTTTCCGATTGTTTTTTGATCCCCGATTAAATCTAAAACATCATCTTGAATCTGGAAAGTCATTCCAATCCTTTTTGCATAATTACAGAGCGCATTCCTTTCTTCAGGAGTACATTCTGCCATGATTGCTCCAATTTCTACAGGAGCCACAATTAAAGCTCCTGTTTTTTTGGAAATCATGTCAAAATACTCGTCTAAAGTAGGGAACCTTTCTTCAAACTCCATGTCATCAGTCTGCCCTTCGCAGACTTCAACACATGCCTTTGAAAGTACCTTTAAAACTTCGTGAGCTTTTTTGCTATCTCCGATATTTGAAAGGGCTTCGAATGCTTTTGCATATAATAAATCCCCGGCTAAAATTGCGATTGGTTCACCATAAATAGTGTGAACTGTAGGCATTCCTCTTCTCTGGTCATCGTTATCCATTATATCATCATGAACTAACGTATAATTATGAATTAATTCAACAGAAAGTGCTGGTGCCATTATTTCGTTAATATCGTCTTTTTTCAAGAGATATGTTATAATTGAAAGATAAGGCCTTACTCTTTTACCGCCTGCAAGTAAAAGGTGTTTTGAAGCACTGTAAAGATTAGTATCTTTTTCCATGTATTTTTTGAGTTCAGAATCGATTTTTGACAATATTTCCCTATCAAACACCATTATAGCACCTCAATTAAATTACTCTTTCAAATTTCAAACTTTGACCGTTTCTGAGTAAGTGTACATCTTCACCGAGTCTGAATCCTTCTTCTTCAGCCAATTTAGCATATGCTGACGTTAAATTAAAATCACCGTGAGCAGGTATCAAATGTTCTGGTTGTAACCATCTTAAAATGTCCCTGTGGTCTTCTTTTGCCGCGTGTCCAGATACGTGAGCCCCCTTAAATAGCCTAACTCCTGCTAATTTTAACCTTGCCTCCAATAAATACCTTTGTGCCGCATTCATTGGGTTTGGAATAACGTCTGCAGAAAATACAACCTGATCGTATTTTTCAAATCTAAATGCTGTTTTATTAGTTGCCATTCTTGATAAAACCGCACCTTCTTCACCCTGGTGTCCTGTAACGACCATGAGGTAGTTTTCTTTTCCATCTTTCATTATCTGGTGGAAAGTTTTGTCTATTGATGAAGGGTCCCAGCAGATTTTTGTTTCTTTTGGGAATTTAACTAAACCGATGTCTTCTGCAATTCCACAGTATTTTGCCATTGATCTTCCAACAAGTACTGGAATTCTACCCATTTTTGATGCAATATCGGTAATTGACTTGATTCTTGCAATGTGTGATGAAAATGTGGTAACTACTACTGCATTGTCTTCATTATCCGTTCCAAGAAGGTCGTTTTTCAAAAGATTTGCGGCAACTCCCTCTGATGCTGTTTTTCCTTCAAAATCGACTCTAGTACTTTCAGAAACCATTGCAATTACGCCCTGTTTTCCAATTCTTTTTAATGCCTTGTAATCTGGTTTTTCACCAACTACTGGGAAATTATCAAATTTAAAGTCGTTTCCATAAACTACTGCACCGTATGGGGTGTGAAGTACTGCCATTGCAGAGTCTGGAATACTGTGTGTGATTTTTACAAATTCTAAAGTAATATTTGCTGTTAAATCTAATTTATTTCCATTTTCTAAAGTAATTAATGGATTTCTAACGTCAAATTTCTTTTCACTTAAAATTTCCCTTTTTACAAGCTCTAAAGTGTATGGAGTTCCGATAATTGGGGCATTGTACCTGTGCGCAAGTTTCGTAATTGCTCCGATGTGGTCGAGGTGCCCGTGCGTTAAAACAATTGCCTTGACCTCTCCTTCGATATTTTTCATTACTGTGTCATCAGGAATTACGCCCATCTCAATTAAGTTTAAACTGTGCATTTTTGAGATATCTGTATCCTCGTGAATCATTATCCTGTCGAGTCTTACACCCATATCGAAAATTATGATCTCGCCGTCGATATTTACGGCAGTCATATTTCTTCCGACTTCTTCGTATCCACCTATTGCGACTACTTCTAATTGCAAATTATCACGTCCTTTTTTTAAATACCTGAATAAATAAGATTGAAAAAATTCCGATGGATAATATTTAAATTATTAAATCTGATCCTTCCAATTCTTTAAATCGCCTTTTAAAACATATCTGGCAGATTTTAGTTCGTTTAGATTACTACTACCTGTTAAAAACATTGTAGTCTTTAATTCTTTAATCATTCTTTCAAGCACAGCTGTAACAGCTTCTGAAGACTTTAAGGCTGCTTTTAAAATTGGCAAAGCAGTTCCACAGCAGTTTGCACCGATTGTAATTGATTTTGCGATATCGATTCCAGTCCTTATTCCGCCTGTTGCAATTATGGGTCCTGAAAAGACTGAGTTTACTTCCAGAATTGATGCTGCAGTTGGAATTCCCCAGTTAAAATACTGGTTTGAAAAATTCTTCTGCTCTTCATCTTTTATCCTGTAAAGCTCTACAGCAGCCCATGAAGTTCCGCCACTTCCGCCAATATCTATCGCATCAAAGCCTATTTCTTTTAAAAAAATGGCGTCTTTTTTTGAAAATCCTTCGCCAACCTGTTTTGCGATAAATGGGATTTTTCCATGTATTTTATTGTACTTTGAAATTATTTCTTTTAAAATATTAAGTCCTTTGAAGTTTACATCGCCTTCTGGCTGTATTGCTTCTTGTAGTGGATTGAAATGAATTGCCATTGCATCTGCATCAATCATTTCTACAGACTTTGAAATAATTTCTTCGTCCCATGAATCTTCCACAAAGTTAACTGCCCCGAGATTTCCTATTATTAATGAGGAAGTGTGATCCCGCACAACAGAATAGGTGTCTTCAAGGTAGCTTTTTGATATAGCTGCCCGTTGTGAGCCTACACCCATACCCAAATTTAGTTCCTCGACAGCAATAGCAATATTTTTATTGACTTCCTTTGCTTTGGGATGTCCACCAGTTATTGCTGCCACAATTAACGGAGCATTTAATTTTTTTCCAAAAATTTCGATAGATGTATCGATATCGTCTAAATCGCAGTTTGATATACCGCTGTGAATTAATTCAACGTCCTCAAGAAGGGTTCCTTTTTTATACTCCACATCACAGTGGTCGCATACAATAAGGTGTTCCAACTTTCTATATTCAATGCTATTATTATTCACGAATAACCACCTATATATTATTATCTAAAGTCCGAAAAATTACAGTTATTAAAACAAGGTAAGTAAATAATAAAAAGCTTTTCCAGATGTAAAAAATAAAAAAAGAATCTCGAATTTTTACTTTGTTTTTTAATAGATTTAAATTTTGCCTGTTTTTAAAGTTTGGTGTAAAAAAATTGTTAAAAAAACATATCTTATGTCGCACTAAATTTATCTTATTTATTAAATACTTTTGGGTTATTTATGATTCCTATTGCTAAAATGCTAGGGCTTTTGTACATGGTATATAAATCTATCGATAATTTCATTATATATACCGTTTTCAGTTCCATTTTGTTCTTAGAATTGCAATCCTATTTCGTAAATCATATATATACTTTTCGAAATATATAAATAGTATCGTGCGGAAACTATATATGAATCGATTTTATTGTTGAATATTCATAATTTTCAATATACTCTAATCATTCGATTTGGGGGAATTTCGTTGGAAAAAATAAAAATACTGCACAGAACTCCAAAAGGAAAAATAATTGGGCGTGTTAAAAAACAGCCCCGTTTTAATTCACTTGTTGGAATAAAAATTAAAGATAGAATTAAAAAGATCGGTAAAATTTACGATGTATTTGGACCTGTTGAAGAGCCTTACATAAAAATAATCCCCTACAGTGAAGAGGATGCAGAAAAAACCCTTGAATCCGATTATGTTTTTGTTATGAATGAACAACCTAGAAAACAATCTCAAACCCGTAAAAAAGGAAAAAGATAACTTTAAGACGGTGTTACCATGAAAGTCGAATCTGTTACAAAAGAAGAAACTAAAAAGCCTGAAAGAAAGATTAAACTAGCTATCGCAAAGCCTGAAGACTATTCAAATAAGAATGTAATTTTAGAAAAGGAAGAAGAATTAATTTGTCCTGTCTGCGGTAGTAAAAATATTATTAAAGACTATGAAAGGGCTGAAATTGTTTGTGAAATGTGTGGGTGTGTTTTACAACAAAATTTATTCGATGTAGGTCCTGAATGGAGAGCTTTCGACCACGAACAGCGTGTGAAAAGAAGCAGAGTAGGGGCCCCAATGACATATACAATCCACGATAAAGGTTTATCAACCGTTATCGACTGGAGAAATAAAGATAGCTACGGAAAAGATATTTCTGCAGATAAAAGAGCTCAATTGTACAGATTAAGAAAATGGCAGAGAAGGATTAGGGTTTCTGATGCATCTGAAAGAAATTTAGCATTTGCTCTTTCTGAACTTGATAGAATCGCATCAAAATTGGGCCTTCCAAGAAACGTTAGAGAAAATGCCGCAGTTCTCTACAGGGGCGCTGTAGAAAAAGGGCTGATCAGAGGAAGAAGTATTGAAGGTGTTGCTGCTGCTGCACTTTACGCTGCTTGTAGAAGATGTAAAGTTCCAAGAACTCTAGATGAGATTGCAGAAGTCTCGAGAGTAGATAGAAAAGAAATCGGAAGGACTTATAGATTTATTTCAAGAGAATTAAATATCAGGCTTGCTCCAACAAATCCCGTAGATTACGTTCCCAGATTTGCTTCAGAATTAAAACTTCCAGGTGAAGTAGAATCAAAAGCAATATCAATACTTCAGAAAGCAGGGGAAAAGGGTCTTACCAGCGGTAGGGGTCCTACAGGGGTTGCCGCTGCTGCAATTTATATTGCAAGTGTTTTACAAGGAACTAGAAGAACCCAAAGAGAAGTTGCGGACGTTGCAGGCGTTACTGAAGTTACACTTAGAAACAGATACAAAGAGTTAACAGAACATTTAGATATCGATGTAACATTGTAAGGTGATTATATGGGGCTTTTTGACAGAATTCAGACTAAAGATTCCAAACCCGCCATCGCTAAAAAAACTAATGTTTCTGAAAATGTGTCTAAACCCTCAAATCTATTTGATAAATCTGAAGATATCGAAAAAGAAAAACCAGAGATTAAAGTTGGATTTTCAGTAACTGATAAGGTAAAAAAACAGCCTGTTGAAAATTTTAATAGGGACTCTAAGGGATCCATAATTGATAAATACTTTGTAAAAGTTGATGATATCGATTTTGATGTGATTATCGAAAAAGAAGATGGAATTACGAAATACAAAATCCCGGAAATCACCCTAATGAACACAGCGCTTGCAAAACTTTCAGATTTAGATATTAAAACAATAAAAGCGGAACTTTCAGAATCAACCCTTCAAAAATTAGGTCAGATTCAAGGGTATCTTAAAAACTATTCGGACAAAAATAACTTACACTTAAGAGATATTGAAATACTCCACTTATCGCATTATTTTTATTTAATAATTGGAAAATTAGGACTTTTAGAAATTCCATTGAATGACGGTAACTTGGAAGAAGTAATGGTAAATGGGATTGAATTACCTGTATTTGTATTCCACAGAAAATATCAGATGTGTGAAACGAATATTCGACTTGATAGGCATGAAGCGACAAGGGTTGTTGAAAGTATTGCATATCTTGCAGGAAGAAGTATTGATTCGAGAACTCCAATGCTAGATGCATTTTTACCTGATGGAAGCAGGGTTAATGCCACCATGGGTGATGTTACTTTAAGAGGAAATACCATTACAATCCGTAAATTCAGTGAAGACCCGTTAACCATTGTTGATTTGATTAATTATGGAACTTTCGATCTAGAACTTGCCGCATTTCTTTGGCAGGCTGTCGAAGGATACTTTGGTGCAAAACCTGCAAACACCCTTATTGTTGGGGGAACGGGTTCGGGTAAAACAACGACTTTAAACGTAGTTTCTATGTTTTCAATGTATACTGACAGGATTGTAACTATCGAAGATACTCCAGAGTTGCAGGTTCCACTAACACACCTGATAAAAATGATTACAAGACCGGGAAGGCCAGGAGTTCAGGGTTATGAAATCACGATGGATGATTTAATTAAGAACTCTTTAAGGATGAGACCAGATAGGATCTTTGTAGGGGAAGTTAGGGGTAGTGAAGCCCATTCATTACTTGTTGCAATGAACACAGGACACGATGGATGTTCTGGAACTCTGCACGCAAACAGCGCTGATGAAGCAATTATAAGGTTAGTAAACCCTCCAATGAACGTTCCAAAAGTTATGATGTCGTCTATTGATTTTATCATAAACCAGCAGCGTATCAAACGTAATAAAAAAACTGTTAGAAGGATCCTCGGTGTTGTCGAAATCGGTGGAAGCGGGGAAAATATTACAAAAACCGAACTTTTCAAATACGATGGTATAAGCGACAGTGTTGTAAAAACGGGAATCTGTATGTGGGAAGAAGATGCTTGCCAGATTGCAGGTATTACTCGAGACGAATTAATGGACGATAGAATCAATAGAAAGAAAGTACTAAAATATATGGTGAACAATAATATTAGTGATATTAGAAAAGTTGGCGACATAATTAAACAATATCAGGAAAATCCAGAAAATGTTTTAAAACATATACTGGAATGATTGTGGTTTAGATGAAAGTAAAAACTGAAAAAAAACAGGGTCTTTTTGATAAACTCGCCAGTATGTTAAAAGGAGTTAAATCTCCGAGGAAAAAAAAGGTAACAAGGGTCGGAAGGTCCGAATATTTAAAAAAAATTTTTGAAAGAAAAACAGAGATCACACCAGAAGATGAAATTTTAGAGTTTTATGAGCCATATATTGATGAAACTCCCGAAGTAAGTATTGATTTAGACGATTTACTTTTTGAAGAAGGTAAATTTGGTGCAATTGGAGGATATTCCAGATCATTTTCATACTGGGTTACAAATACCTCATTTTTACCATCTAAGAGAGATTACCAGTATGCAGGTATTGCTGACGAGCGAGTTTATTTCTTAAAGATGATGATTGCAGCAATTAGTACGGTTGTTTTGTTCATAATTTACGGAGTATTAACAGGCAATATCTTTTCAGGAGTATCGAATGGAATACTTTTAGCAGTCATTGTTGTTGTTGGTAGCATATTTTATCCAAAATTAAAACTAACTTTATTTAGGGGCGAAATTAAAATCCAAGTGTTGATGAGTATCCTGCACCTTATTTCGATGTTAAATTCTGGTGCTTCGGTTCAGGAAGCCATAAAAAACATTGCAAACAACCAGAATATGGGATTACCTCTTTTGAATTTAGAAGTATTATAAAAGATATTAATCAGGGCGGTTATAACTTCGTAGAAGCGCTTGAAAGAGCCAAGATTAGAACAAAAATATTTTTGATGAGACAGCTTTATGATCAGTTGATTCTTGCGGCAAATAAAGGTGGAACGCAGCTTTTACTTGAAAATTTATATAACGAGATAGTTAGGGAATCTTTATCAAAAATAGACAGTTCAAAATTCCAGATATCAAATTTAGGAAACCTTATATTCGGTATTGGTTTAATCATTCCATTTTCAGGCATGATACAATCAGCATTGGGTGCTCAGCAGGGTTTTGATGGCATTATAAATGCCATTGATCTTGTAATGGGAAAAATAGGTCTAATGTCAACAATTATATTTACCATCTTTATTAAAATGAAGATTGAGTGAAATTATGGATGTCAAAAAATACCTGGATCATATATATCATGTTTTAATTATACGAAATATTAGGATATTAAAAAAAACAGGTAAAAAACTCGATGAACGGGTATTTATTGGTATTTTATTAGTTATAACAATTTTACCAATATTTTTGAAAATATTCTTAGGGTTTACCTTAAAAACCACTTTAATTTTAACTTTCGTATATTTAGGATCCGTTCTTTCACTACCTACGATAATGTATGAATCAAAAATGGATAAATTTGATCAAAATATACCAAAAGCCCTTTATGTTATGGTTTTATCGCTTGATTCTGGACGTTCCGTTGTTGAAGCAATTAATGAAGTTATAAGAAGTGGGATTCCTGAAGTGGATGTTGTATTTTCAAAAGTTGTTGTGTTAATGACTGAAAGAAAATTGAGTTTTGAAGATGCGATGATACTCGTTTCAAATTCACTCGATTCAAAGATATTCAGGCAGGTTGGACGATTGATTATTGAAAATAGAAAATACGGTGGGGAACTTGCTGACACATTGAAAAAACTTGCTAAAACTCTTGAAGACCTTCAAAACCTAAAGTCACAACTTTTGAGTGTTACTGCAAACGGTCTTGCTGTTGGTCTTATAATCCTTTGTGGTGTAATTCCTGCAACTGCTGGTTTGATAGGTGGTTATTTAACAGTTATATCTCAACTAGCACCATCTATGCCTTCAGTTGAAGCTTCGCAGATATCTAAAGCGATTGAAACGATTCAGATCGGTTCAGGATTATTCGGGTTATTCTTTGCAGTTCCATTATTTGGTTTAAAACTCAACAGGATGATAATTACATGTTCTGTCTGTATGACGTTTGCAATTGCCACGTTTTATGCAGTTTTAAGACTTACCGGAATGTTATTTGCATAAATTATTCAATTAATTTATTTATTTCCAAATATAATGAATAAACTTTATTTACAACTTCCAAATTAGTTCTTTGTTTAAATTTATCAATTACAAAATCGATATTAACCCTTAATTCACCTGAAATTAAATTATCCGCATTTGCTATAACTTTTTCTTCCAGTGTTTCTGGAACATAATCCTTTTCAGGTAGATTCAATTCTTTTGCTTCTGTTTTAGAAATTCCTGCTCCAATGTGTCTTTCAGCAATTTTAGCGTATTTTTCTTCAAAATTATTTTTTAATAATATTTCAGAACCAATTATTCCATGATCAATACTATGAGTTTTACTCCGTCCAATATCGTGTAAAATAGCACCTAAAACGGCTGTTTGGAGGTCAAAATCATATCCCTTATTTATTAACTTAATTCCAAAATCGTAAACATAATCAGCTACTGCAATACTGTGTAAAACTACATTTTTTTCACAGTTTTCTGATAAAAAAGTTAAATATTCTTTAAAAAGAGGTATTTTTTGTAAATTTTTGAAATTTGAAAACTTTTCATATAAGTTGGTGTCGTCTACTAAGTCTTTTAAAATAGTTTTCATGAACGCACCTTAATATGCAGAAAAAAGAGGATTCTTATTGAATTCATCCTCTAAATAATTAATCTGTTCTTTTAATATTGAAATGTCTTTTTTATTATCGTATTCATACATCATTCCGCCACATTGTGGACATCTAAATCCACTATCCATTGCATCCTCAAATGTAAATTTAATCTCACAATCCGAACAGAAGAAAAACATGTTTGTTTCTTCAAGTTCAAGCTGTTCTTTTAAATCTTTAAGTACGTTTTTCATCTTTTTAGCAACCAGTGCAGGCACTTTTTCAAGAGATGGTTTCCAGGTGTAAGTATACCAGTTTGTTTCTTCGTCTTTTTCCCGGTTATAATCTACAAGCCTTGCTTCATATAATTTGTAGAGTATCCTTCTGATGTTGTTTAATTTTACATCCAACTGTCTTGAAATCTCGTCATCAGTTACTTCGTTGGTATTGATAAGTACAGACAATACATCAAAACCAACAACATCTTCGTCCATTATTTCAAAGAGTACCTGTTGTATAAGTGGATTTTCAAGCATTGTAAATATTTCATCTTTTGATAAATTCATGTTTCATACACCTCTTAAAATACCGCGCTCCATTTCTCTTACATCAGCCATGTTTCTTCCGATTATTGTAGCTACAGGTTCTCCCTCTTCAATATAAGCTCCTTTTTCAGGGATATCTTTTATTAAGGGATTTTTGTCGATGAAATATGATGAACCTTTGTTTGAAAAGACTATCTTTTTAAAAAAATAATCTTTTGGTTTTACAGCTTTATTTTCGAGAATTGCTTTTGAAAGATTGTATTTTGAAGATAATTCTATTGTTTCATAAGTTCCTAAAATTCTAGGATTTACTTCAATAATATATGGAATTCCGTTCTTTAGCATGAAATCAATTCCATTCATACCTAAAAGATCCAGTGACTCCATTATTTCTTTAAAATCCTGAATTGTTTCGTTTTTCATATCTAAAACATACGGGGATATGTTTCCTACATAGATATTGTTATTTATCAATTGCTTGTTAAAACATAAAAAATTCGAACCGATAAATGAAGCACTGTAAGATTCAGATTCAATATATTCTTGAACCAGTACAGGATATTTTATATCCAAATTATCCGTATTTTGAAAATCTATATTAGTTACGCCAATTCCGCCGCTACCTGAAATAGGTTTTACAACTACAGACTTTAACTCCGATAAGCATTTTTCAAACTGGTATTTATTATTTACCTTGTATGTAGTCGGTAAATTAAAGCCTAAATTTTCCAATCTCTTTACGGTTTTATATTTGTCACTTATATTTTTAATCCTTTTGGGTGAATTTCCTACAACGTCCCAATTTGGTGTTTTTGAGTTTTTACTCTCAAAAATTCCAGAACATATGAAAATATAATCTACTAAATCCACATATTCCTTTGAAAGATTCAATAATTCTTTTTCAGAATATTTATCAACAAAATGTCCGTGAAATTTATCAGTTACCAGATATTTCTTATGATCTGCATTTAGATCTACAGGATTATAGTGGGAAACCGAATAAACTTCAAAATTGAGTTTTTTTAAAGAATTTACAACAGGGCGGGTATTTACCCCAACAACGAGAGCTTTCATAAAACCACTAAAAAA
Above is a genomic segment from Methanococcus maripaludis containing:
- a CDS encoding TIGR04013 family B12-binding domain/radical SAM domain-containing protein, whose protein sequence is MIGFRMTSKNKYSISKLYPLVGGSLFKEFSEIIENLDSLEILIYSFMSMQEKEVLNEINELKKLKKDVILIAGGPHPSGCPEDTLNMGFDHIIIGEGEISLPNLINSIKSGKSLEKIIKGIPIENFDNYEKIWPLAPIEITRGCPYNCRFCQTPQIFGKNIRHRSIESIVKIVKTMGDIRFVTPNAFSYGSKTGTKPDIEKLEKLMKSLFEIKKRLFFGTFPSEVRPEFVTFETLDLVNKYCDNRYIHFGAQSGSDEVLKNIRRGHLVSDVINAVETSKDCDLIPKVDFIFGFPNETENQRKETIDLMKYIIKKNGKVHAHYFMSLCGTYFENSTPEPLEKEILDTLGKMAKKGQITGSWGYQYSKNSE
- a CDS encoding DUF2118 family protein is translated as MKIPKIYVEGELNDGERVAIENNGKIIIFLEENEEYSGNGKLLYTVIYDDLVKYLSLNKLKKDVLIQYPDKHTVTYLKTGTELISVVAEGYEVYPIMDFGFRVLKGYRLATLKSKKGDLRYVNSPVSGTVIFMNEIPSERANYVFYMLEE
- a CDS encoding polyprenyl synthetase family protein, producing the protein MVFDREILSKIDSELKKYMEKDTNLYSASKHLLLAGGKRVRPYLSIITYLLKKDDINEIMAPALSVELIHNYTLVHDDIMDNDDQRRGMPTVHTIYGEPIAILAGDLLYAKAFEALSNIGDSKKAHEVLKVLSKACVEVCEGQTDDMEFEERFPTLDEYFDMISKKTGALIVAPVEIGAIMAECTPEERNALCNYAKRIGMTFQIQDDVLDLIGDQKTIGKPVGSDIVEGKKTMMIIYAMENLSEDKKERLLQILGNNNATPEEVSEAIEILADSIEYAKNTMKKATEEAKHYLKIFDAEKRKNLETIADFIIERIH
- a CDS encoding RNase J family beta-CASP ribonuclease; protein product: MQLEVVAIGGYEEVGRNMTAVNIDGEIIIFDMGVRLDRIMIHEDTDISKMHSLNLIEMGVIPDDTVMKNIEGEVKAIVLTHGHLDHIGAITKLAHRYNAPIIGTPYTLELVKREILSEKKFDVRNPLITLENGNKLDLTANITLEFVKITHSIPDSAMAVLHTPYGAVVYGNDFKFDNFPVVGEKPDYKALKRIGKQGVIAMVSESTRVDFEGKTASEGVAANLLKNDLLGTDNEDNAVVVTTFSSHIARIKSITDIASKMGRIPVLVGRSMAKYCGIAEDIGLVKFPKETKICWDPSSIDKTFHQIMKDGKENYLMVVTGHQGEEGAVLSRMATNKTAFRFEKYDQVVFSADVIPNPMNAAQRYLLEARLKLAGVRLFKGAHVSGHAAKEDHRDILRWLQPEHLIPAHGDFNLTSAYAKLAEEEGFRLGEDVHLLRNGQSLKFERVI
- the fni gene encoding type 2 isopentenyl-diphosphate Delta-isomerase; amino-acid sequence: MNNNSIEYRKLEHLIVCDHCDVEYKKGTLLEDVELIHSGISNCDLDDIDTSIEIFGKKLNAPLIVAAITGGHPKAKEVNKNIAIAVEELNLGMGVGSQRAAISKSYLEDTYSVVRDHTSSLIIGNLGAVNFVEDSWDEEIISKSVEMIDADAMAIHFNPLQEAIQPEGDVNFKGLNILKEIISKYNKIHGKIPFIAKQVGEGFSKKDAIFLKEIGFDAIDIGGSGGTSWAAVELYRIKDEEQKNFSNQYFNWGIPTAASILEVNSVFSGPIIATGGIRTGIDIAKSITIGANCCGTALPILKAALKSSEAVTAVLERMIKELKTTMFLTGSSNLNELKSARYVLKGDLKNWKDQI
- a CDS encoding Gar1/Naf1 family protein, whose translation is MEKIKILHRTPKGKIIGRVKKQPRFNSLVGIKIKDRIKKIGKIYDVFGPVEEPYIKIIPYSEEDAEKTLESDYVFVMNEQPRKQSQTRKKGKR
- a CDS encoding transcription initiation factor IIB, producing the protein MKVESVTKEETKKPERKIKLAIAKPEDYSNKNVILEKEEELICPVCGSKNIIKDYERAEIVCEMCGCVLQQNLFDVGPEWRAFDHEQRVKRSRVGAPMTYTIHDKGLSTVIDWRNKDSYGKDISADKRAQLYRLRKWQRRIRVSDASERNLAFALSELDRIASKLGLPRNVRENAAVLYRGAVEKGLIRGRSIEGVAAAALYAACRRCKVPRTLDEIAEVSRVDRKEIGRTYRFISRELNIRLAPTNPVDYVPRFASELKLPGEVESKAISILQKAGEKGLTSGRGPTGVAAAAIYIASVLQGTRRTQREVADVAGVTEVTLRNRYKELTEHLDIDVTL